A genomic region of Rhipicephalus sanguineus isolate Rsan-2018 chromosome 3, BIME_Rsan_1.4, whole genome shotgun sequence contains the following coding sequences:
- the LOC119387235 gene encoding biogenesis of lysosome-related organelles complex 1 subunit 1 isoform X2, translating to MLSSLLKEHQQRQHLRREEQERKKKEATAAASALTAAMVDHLNVGVAQAYLNQRKLDAEAKQLHTNATNFSKQAANWLHLVDNFNHALKELGDIENWAKSIEADMRTVSSALEYAYKVGQQGS from the exons ATGCTGTCGAGCCTCTTAAAAGAACATCAACAGCGGCAGCATTTGAGAAGGGAAGAACAAG aacgaaagaaaaaggagGCCACCGCTGCTGCAAGCGCGCTGACAGCGGCTATGGTAGATCATCTTAACGTTGG AGTAGCACAAGCCTACTTGAACCAGCGAAAGCTAGATGCCGAAGCCAAGCAGCTGCATACTAATGCAACCAACTTCAGCAAGCAAGCAGCCAACTGGCTCCATTTGGTAGACAACTTCAACCATGCGCTAAAG GAACTTGGCGACATTGAAAACTGGGCCAAAAGCATTGAAGCAGACATGCGGACTGTGTCCAGTGCATTGGAGTATGCTTACAAAG TTGGTCAGCAGGGATCCTGA
- the LOC119387232 gene encoding prostatic acid phosphatase, whose protein sequence is MKLTLAFALFAFILDSTRQQGAGQANDSSLVLLQVVYRHGDRTPIRTFKNDPIPITAWKEGPGQLTKVGCLQHYTLGSRLRSRYANFLTGNPHKLRVWSSDKDRCLASAQCHLAGFAVPSADWAWNQTFHWQPVAIHTRPTFEDGMLVPGDAYCPEATAEEERVKNSPEGQAFLKKYHKFYEMLTEKTGNIIADWYDAEYVYDALLIEQYHNYTVPKWAKDMWKDLKYQSDQSFVFRTKTRLLKRLRAGLLAANMSGNLEAAAQNMSQYKVFMYSTHDTEISAILDALGVFDGHAPPYCSSLVLELWKNGPGNFSVRGLALNAFDLEPQPFHFPGCGGEFCALEDFLSLVKMYIPDDWRRECGLRRSFFLSDGALALVIGQSAILAIVVFSCTAYCLLRRRKTPKNVVAYSPLPTEFTTTN, encoded by the exons ATGAAGCTGACGCTAGCTTTCGCGCTCTTCGCGTTCATCTTGGACTCTACACGTCAGCAAGGAGCAGGGCAGGCCAACGACAGCTCGCTTGTTTTGCTCCAAGTG GTTTACAGACATGGGGACAGGACTCCGATTAGAACCTTCAAAAATGACCCTATTCCCATCACAGCCTGGAAAGAGGGCCCTGGGCAACTGACCAAG GTTGGATGTCTGCAGCATTATACCCTGGGAAGCCGTCTGAGGTCACGTTATGCAAACTTCCTTACAGGAAACCCTCACAAG CTCCGTGTCTGGAGCTCGGACAAGGATCGGTGCCTGGCAAGTGCCCAGTGCCATTTGGCTGGATTTGCTGTGCCTTCTGCGGACTGGGCCTGGAACCAGACTTTCCATTGGCAGCCTGTTGCCATACATACGCGTCCAACTTTTGAAGACGGG ATGCTTGTTCCAGGAGATGCTTATTGCCCTGAAGCCACTGCTGAAGAGGAGCGAGTGAAGAATTCTCCTGAAGGGCAGGCTTTCCTCAAGAAATATCAC AAATTTTATGAAATGCTTACCGAAAAAACTGGAAATATTATTGCGGACTGGTACGATGCTGAATATGTATACGACGCTCTTCTGATTGAG CAATACCATAATTATACTGTGCCCAAGTGGGCTAAAGATATGTGGAAAGATTTGAAGTACCAGAGCGACCAGAGTTTTGTCTTCCGCACCAAGACTCGTCTTCTGAAGCGACTGCGTGCAG GACTGCTAGCCGCCAATATGTCTGGTAACCTGGAGGCAGCAGCGCAAAACATGTCGCAATACAAGGTCTTCATGTATTCCACA CATGACACCGAAATTTCAGCCATTCTGGATGCCCTGGGTGTGTTTGATGGCCATGCCCCGCCTTACTGCTCTTCCCTCGTGCTTGAGCTTTGGAAAAATGGACCAGGCAATTTCTCCGTGCGTGGGCTTGCGCTCAATGCATTCGACTTGGAACCTCAGCCTTTCCATTTTCCCGGCTGTGGGGGCGAGTTTTGCGCCCTGGAGGATTTCCTCAGCTTGGTCAAGATGTACATTCCAGATGACTGGCGGCGAGAGTGCGGCCTCCGTCGATCTTTCTTCCTCTCTGATGGAG cgttggCATTGGTGATTGGGCAGAGCGCCATACTGGCCATTGTGGTGTTCAGCTGCACTGCCTACTGTCTTCTGCGGAGGCGCAAGACCCCAAAAAACGTGGTCGCTTACTCTCCACTTCCCACTGAATTTACGACAACCAACTGA